In the Corythoichthys intestinalis isolate RoL2023-P3 chromosome 12, ASM3026506v1, whole genome shotgun sequence genome, one interval contains:
- the LOC130926527 gene encoding uncharacterized protein LOC130926527 — MYTSIPLSAAQRIEIDVFCDASTKAVGAVAYLKLTNEDGHSEVGFLLGKARLAPKPDITIPRLELCAAVLAVEVAELVLEELDVTVDQVNLYTDSKVVLGYISNTKRRFHVYVHNRVERIRRFAQTHQWHYVPTHLNPADHATRALPAEQLSSSTWLRGPAFLSRLDQSQVRSQTFDLIDPETDCELRPEVTTCTTTLSKGQFNSARFERFSSWKVLQKAIAKLQHIAQSFKNNSEVSCRGWHNCNKHLTEKSLQLAKTTIIRTVQREVFAEDIGCIEKGTALKNSSPLSKLNPFVDTQGLLKVGGRLKKAQLSAEETNPILIPGKHHLAQLIIRHFHEKLCHQGRHFTEGAVRAGGFWIVGGKRAVSSVIFKCITCRKLRGRQPEQIMAELPEDRLSTDPPFTNVGLDVFGPWSVTVRKTRGANADAKRWAVIFTCMSTRAIHIEVIESMDTSSFINALRRFFAIRGGAKLLRSDCGTNFVSACKELQIDKLGCHNDKIGTFLKDSACKWQFNPPHASHMAGSWERMIGVTRKILNAMLLEHPYGKLTHEVLVTLLAEVTAIVNARPLTAVSTDPENPVILTPAMLLTQKVGTPPIPPGQFQTSDLFKAQWKRVQYLANVFWSRWQKEYIAGLQVRRKWKIKKPNLQMGDVVLMRESLEHRNNWPLGLITKSFPSEDGNVRKVEVKICRNGENRFYIRPIREVVLLLSKGSM; from the coding sequence ATGTACACTTCAATACCGCTGTCTGCAGCCCAAAGAATAGAGATTGACGTTTTTTGTGATGCTTCCACAAAAGCCGTAGGTGCGGTAGCCTACCTCAAACTCACAAATGAGGACGGACACAGCGAAGTGGGATTCCTCCTCGGCAAAGCACGTTTAGCTCCTAAACCAGACATCACCATACCCCGACTTGAACTCTGTGCAGCAGTCCTGGCCGTGGAAGTAGCAGAGTTGGTTCTAGAGGAGCTGGATGTCACAGTCGatcaggtgaatctttacacagactcaaaggtagtgcttgggtacatctcaaacaccaagagacgctttcacgtttatgtgcacaacagagtcgaacgcatcaggcgctttgcacaaactcaccagtggcattacgtgcccacacacttaaatccggcagaccatgccacacgagcgttgcccgctgagcagctctccagctccaccTGGCTCAGAGGCCCAGCTTTCCTCTCCAGGTTGGACCAAAGTCAAGTTCGAAGTCAAACCTTCGATCTCATAGACCCAGAGACTGACTGTGAGTTGCGTCCTGAGGTAACAACTTGCACTACCACCCTATCAAAAGGCCAGTTTAATAGTGCCAGATTTGAAAGGTTTTCAAGTTGGAAGGTGCTGCAAAAGGCTATTGCCAAACTCCAACATATAGCTCAATCATTCAAGAACAACTCTGAGGTTTCCTGTCGTGGCTGGCACAACTGCAACAAACATTTAACTGAAAAGTCACTGCAACTAGCCAAGACCACGATCATTCGCACCGTTCAAAGAGAGGTCTTCGCAGAAGATATTGGATGCATTGAAAAAGGCACAGCTTTAAAAAACTCAAGTCCACTCAGCAAACTGAATCCATTTGTTGACACGCAAGGGCTCCTTAAAGTTGGAGGCCGACTAAAGAAAGCACAGTTGTCTGCAGAAGAAACCAATCCCATACTAATCCCTGGAAAGCACCATCTTGCTCAGCTCATAATAAGACACTTTcacgaaaaattatgtcaccagggaAGGCATTTCACGGAGGGAGCAGTCAGAGCAGGGGGCTTTTGGATTGTGGGAGGAAAAAGAGCAGTAAGCAGTGTGATTTTCAAGTGCATCACATGCCGCAAATTAAGGGGCAGGCAACCTGAACAGATCATGGCTGAGCTACCTGAAGACAGGCTGTCCACGGACCCTCCTTTCACAAATGTAGGCCTTGATGTGTTCGGTCCCTGGTCCGTTACAGTGAGAAAAACGCGTGGTGCTAATGCAGATGCTAAAAGATGGGCAGTCATATTCACCTGCATGAGTACACGTGCAATTCATATTGAAGTGATTGAGTCAATGGACACATCgtcattcattaatgcactgcgtcgtttctttgccatccgaggtggtgccaaactcttgagatctgattgtgggacaaattttgtgagtgcctgcaaagagctccaaatagacaaactaggctgtcacaatgacaaaataggCACATTCTTGAAAGACAGTGCGTGCAAATGGCAGTTTAATCCTCCACATGCATCCCATATGGCTGGTTCCTGGGAACGCATGATCGGCGTCACCCGAAAAATCCTCAATGCAATGCTCCTTGAACATCCATATGGGAAGCTCACACATGAAGTACTCGTGACATTGTTAGCTGAAGTCACCGCAATTGTAAATGCACGCCCGCTAACGGCTGTTTCTACAGATCCCGAAAACCCAGTCATTCTTACTCCTGCGATGCTACTCACGCAAAAGGTTGGCACACCACCGATTCCACCAGGGCAGTTTCAGACCAGTGACCTATTCAAAGCCCAATGGAAGCGCGTGCAGTacttagctaatgttttctggagtcgttggcagaaagaatacatcgcaggcttgcaggttcgtcgcaagtggaaaataaaaaagccgAACCTTCAAATGGGCGACGTTGTTTTAATGAGGGAGTCTCTGGAACATAGGAATAATTGGCCACTCGGACTGATCACAAAATCTTTCCCAAGTGAGGACGGTAATGTCAGAAAAGTTGAGGTTAAGATTTGCCGAAACGGCGAGAATAGGTTTTACATTCGCCCAATTCGTGAAGTTGTGCTTTTGCTGTCTAAGGGTAGCATGTAA
- the LOC130926528 gene encoding uncharacterized protein LOC130926528 encodes MSQQEVSPPISQVVTRSEASHSHSSRRSRTSQAAAQARADAEAAYARARYAKRQIDMEVEKARIEATLHALKTEGEAEAALAAAKVWEATFEEEERAKVDLSEQGVFSKTPPSIRRAQEYVHAHFDDQRVQADGTQTPNTEHLVRHNDSQQPENSPKSAGAFPHVRHIDIADEEHLQSHRARTDISHQPTPSATPQSELSNLAAYLARRDLLTSGFKVFDNRPESYLSWKSMFCNATEGLNLKPSEELDLLTKWLGGESLQHAQRIRAVHVSNPQAGLQRLWQRLDKTYGSPEVIESSLFQRLQTFPRISNKDTHLLQELADLLLELSYAKSESYLPGLSFLDTPRGINPIVEKLPYGLQESWVTQGTKYKRENGAVYPPFSYFVRFVNDYAEMRTDPSFMLQCSNVINPRVDKTSVRRDKYRVPLAVNKIEISPAKLTAPDPDKQCPIHQKPHSLVKCRGFRMKTLDERKNILKEHAICFKCCASTNHRARDCKAIIQCSECDSDAHVSAMHVGPPPWTPQDFNPPTQSHGGESEGPNPVNTASCTEVCGQGVKGKSCSKICLVNVYRRTSPEKKKRVYAMLDDQSNSSLARSAFFDMFNVQGTIFPYTMRTCAGLSETRGRKADGFIVEDVDGKVSMMLPTITECDQIPDNRDEIPSPEVAAAHPHLRSIASQIPPLDPSADILLLLGRDIIQAHKVRGQEPFQPKIVL; translated from the exons atgtctcagcaagaagtttcaccacctatcagccaagtggtcaccaggtcggaggccagtcattctcattcttcacgccggtccagaacgagtcaagctgctgcacaagcacgagcagacgccgaagctgcctacgccagagcacggtacgccaaacgccaaatcgacatggaggtcgagaaggcacgcatcgaggcaacactacacgctctgaagacggaaggtgaagcagaagcagcgctcgccgcagctaaagtttgggaggcgactttcgaagaagaggagcgcgccaaagtcgacctcagcgagcaaggggtattttccaagacacccccctccatcaggcgtgcacaagagtatgtgcatgctcactttgacgaccagcgtgtgcaagcagatggcacacaaacgccaaacactgagcacctggttaggcacaatgactctcaacaaccagaaaatagcccaaaatcagctggtgcttttccacatgtgcgtcacatcgacatcgctgacgaagagcatctccaatctcatcgtgcgagaacggacatctcacaccagcctacaccttcagcaaccccacaaagtgaactgtccaatttagcagcctatctagcacggcgtgatctgctgacatcggggttcaaggttttcgacaaccggccagagtcctacctgtcctggaagtccatgttctgcaacgcgacggaaggcctcaatctcaagcccagcgaagagctcgaccttctcaccaagtggctcggcggggagtctcttcaacacgctcagaggatcagggcggtccacgtgagtaatccacaggcaggtctccaacgtctgtggcagcggctagacaagacttatggctctccagaggtaattgaatcctcactcttccaacggttgcagacttttccaagaatctccaacaaagacactcacttactgcaggagcttgctgatcttctgttagagctatcgtatgccaaaagtgaaagttatttgccgggtcttagctttctcgacacaccaaggggcataaacccgatagttgaaaaactcccatatggactccaggagtcatgggttacacaaggtaccaaatacaaaagggaaaacggtgcagtctatccacctttttcgtattttgtgcggttcgtaaatgactacgctgaaatgagaacagaccctagctttatgttacagtgttcaaacgtaataaatccaagggttgataagacatcagtaagacgagacaaatacagagttccattggcggtgaataaaatagagatcagtccggctaaattgacagcacccgatccagacaaacaatgtcctatccaccaaaaaccacattcactcgtcaaatgcagggggtttagaatgaaaacactagacgaaagaaagaacattctcaaagagcacgccatttgttttaaatgttgtgcgtccacaaatcacagggctcgagactgtaaagctattatccaatgctcagaatgtgatagcgatgctcatgtgtctgccatgcatgtcggtccacctccatggacacctcaagactttaatcccccaacccagagtcacggcggggagtctgagggcccaaatcctgtgaacacagccagttgcacagaagtatgtgggcaaggcgtaaaaggaaaatcatgctcaaagatctgtttagttaatgtatatcgccgaacttctccagaaaagaaaaagagggtatatgccatgttggatgatcagagcaattcatccttagccagatctgcgttttttgacatgtttaatGTGCAAGGTACCATATTCCCATACACCATGAGAACATGTGCAGGTTTATCAGAGACACGAGGTCGCAAAGCTGATGGCTTTATTGTAGAAGATGTAGATGGTAAGGTCTCCATGATGCTGCCTACAATAACAGAATGTGATCAGATTCCAGATAATAGAGACGAAATTcccagccctgaggtagcagcagctcaccctcatttgcgatcaatcgcttcacagattcctcctctcgacccatcggcagacattcttctgctcctgggaagggacatcattcaggctcataaagttcgtggtcag gagcctttccaaccgaagatcgtgctgtag